The Triticum dicoccoides isolate Atlit2015 ecotype Zavitan chromosome 6A, WEW_v2.0, whole genome shotgun sequence genome has a window encoding:
- the LOC119317280 gene encoding kinesin-like protein KIN-7C, with protein MGAIGGDESVQWDKMNGAEVVNGGGSGAGSLDRIQVLVRVRPLSDKEIARGEPAEWECINDTTIMFRSTFPDRPTAPTAYTFDRVFHSECSTKEVYQEGVKEVALSVVGGINSSVFAYGQTSSGKTFTMTGVTECTVADIYDYINKHEERAFVLKFSAIEIYNEVVRDLLSAENTPLRLWDDAEKGTYVENLTEVILRDWNHLKGLISVCEAQRKTGETFLNEKSSRSHQILKLTVESSAREFLGKDKSTTLVASVNFVDLAGSERASQAMSAGTRLKEGCHINKSLLSLGTVIRKLSMGSNAHVPYRDSKLTRILQPSLGGNARTAIICTLSPATSHIEQSRNTLFFGSCAKDVVTNAQVNVVMSDKTLVKHLQKEVARLESELRQPVSNSSLEAQVKEKDNQIRKMEKEIKELKSQRDLAQSRLQDLLQVVGDRDPKHQVSGKRSIRSPPSVGMPPSASRDDSSQISHDDSDHYKEVRCIEPNETRGNERLSLSAGESTSPRASNRNSSMRGNDSTASVNSRSLGETPITLEQHLENIRRPFITKDLGSSTRNPSSCRVIGRSRSCRSLTGSTLLDEMEMEDCTPVNRSLVIFPGRPEEYQRRGSALNYDAGSETLSRAGSEISTSKGASKTGDAEFTGIGEFVAELKEMAQVHYQKQSANGKSIGLDPIMDGLQSPSRWPLEFEKKQQEIIELWHACSISLVHRTYFFLLFKGESADSIYMEVELRRLSFLRDTYSRGSTPSNVTVGSLSSSPVASAKKLQREREMLARQMQKRLSVEERNHMYTKWSVSLDSKKRKLQVARRLWTESRDLEHVRESASLVAKLIGLQEPGQVLREMFGLSFAPQQPPARRSSNGWRYGIPSFG; from the exons ATGGGGGCGATTGGAGGCGACGAGTCCGTGCAGTGGGATAAGATGAATGGAGCTGAGGTGGTGAACGGTGGTGGAAGCGGCGCAGGAAGCCTGGATAGGATACAGGTGTTAGTGAGGGTGAGGCCGCTGAGTGACAAGGAGATTGCAAGGGGTGAGCCTGCGGAGTGGGAGTGCATCAATGACACCACCATCATGTTCCGGAGTACCTTCCCGGATCGACCCACGGCTCCAACCGCATACACATTTG ACAGGGTATTTCATTCCGAGTGCAGTACGAAAGAAGTCTACCAGGAAGGGGTTAAGGAAGTTGCCCTCTCTGTAGTTGGTGGCATTAACT CAAGTGTTTTTGCGTACGGGCAAACAAGTAGTGGGAAGACATTCACTATGACTGGAGTGACAGAATGCACAGTAGCAGATATATACGATTATATTAACAAG CATGAGGAAAGAGCATTTGTGTTGAAATTCTCAGCAATTGAAATATACAATGAAGTTGTTAGGGATCTTCTGAGTGCAGAAAATACTCCTCTTAGACTTTGGGATGATGCAGAG AAAGGCACCTACGTGGAGAATCTTACGGAGGTTATATTAAGGGATTGGAACCACCTCAAGGGACTTATTTCTGTTTGCGAAG CTCAAAGGAAAACCGGGGAGACCTTCTTAAATGAAAAAAGCTCCAGATCCCATCAAATACTTAAATTG ACTGTTGAAAGTTCTGCTCGTGAATTCTTAGGAAAGGACAAGTCAACCACCCTTGTGGCTAGTGTG AACTTTGTTGATCTGGCAGGAAGTGAGCGTGCATCTCAGGCTATGTCAGCTGGCACAAGGCTGAAAGAAGGTTGCCACATCAATAAAAGTTTGCTTTCCCTTGGCACCGTCATTAGGAAGCTAAG CATGGGGAGTAATGCACACGTACCGTATAGAGATTCCAAGCTTACACGCATATTACAACCTTCTTTGGGAGGCAATGCAAGAACCGCGATTATTTGTACACTCAGCCCTGCAACAAGTCACATTGAGCAATCAAGGAATACACTGTTTTTCGGGAGTTGTGCAAAGGACGTAGTTACAAATGCTCAGGTTAATGTGGTCATGTCTGATAAAACACTAGTTAAGCATTTGCAAAAGGAAGTTGCTAGACTGGAGAGTGAGTTGCGGCAGCCAGTTTCGAACTCTAGTCTGGAAGCACAGGTGAAGGAAAAGGACAACCAAATCAGAAAG atggagaaagaaataaaagaacTGAAGTCGCAACGTGATTTGGCTCAGTCCAGGTTGCAGGATTTGCTGCAAGTTGTTGGTGATCGTGACCCAAAGCACCAG GTCTCAGGAAAGCGTTCAATCAGAAGTCCCCCGTCTGTTGGAATGCCCCCAAGCGCTAGCAGAGATGACAGTTCTCAGATCTCTCATGATGATTCAGATCATTACAAGGAAGTGCGATGTATTGAGCCAAATGAAACGAGAGGAAATGAACGTTTGTCTTTGTCAGCTGGTGAAAGTACCAGCCCACGAGCTTCAAATAGGAATTCTAGCATGCGTGGTAATGATTCAACAGCTTCAGTGAATTCAAGGAGTCTTGGTGAAACTCCTATTACCTTGGAGCAACATTTGGAGAACATCAGAAGGCCTTTTATCACTAAAGATCTAGGATCTTCAACACGTAACCCATCAAGTTGTAGAGTAATTGGTAGAAGCAGGAGCTGTAGATCACTAACAGGGTCTACTTTACTTGATGAGATGGAGATGGAGGATTGCACACCAGTAAACAGAAGTTTGGTAATCTTCCCAGGAAGACCTGAAGAGTACCAGAGAAGAGGATCTGCATTAAACTACGATGCAGGGAGTGAGACTCTTTCAAGGGCAGGATCTGAAATTAGCACTTCAAAGGGAGCTAGCAAGACAGGTGATGCAGAATTTACTGGTATAGGTGAATTTGTTGCTGAACTTAAGGAGATGGCTCAGGTTCATTATCAGAAACAG AGTGCAAATGGGAAGAGCATCGGATTAGACCCAATCATGGATGGTTTGCAATCACCTTCGCGATGGCCATTGGAATTCGAGAAGAAACAGCAGGAGATCATTGAGCTTTGGCATGCTTGCAGCATTTCCTTGGTCCACAGGACATACTTTTTCCTGCTGTTCAAAGGAGAATCTGCCGACTCGATTTACATGGAAGTGGAGCTTCGAAGGCTATCGTTCCTCAGAGACACCTACTCCAGGGGAAGCACCCCCAGCAATGTGACCGTAGGCAGCCTCAGCTCTTCCCCCGTCGCGAG CGCCAAGAAGCTGCAGCGCGAGAGGGAGATGCTGGCGAGGCAGATGCAGAAGCGGCTGTCCGTGGAGGAGAGGAACCACATGTACACCAAATGGAGCGTGTCGCTGGACTCCAAGAAGAGGAAGCTGCAGGTGGCTCGCCGGCTGTGGACAGAGAGCAGGGACCTGGAGCACGTGAGGGAGAGCGCGTCCTTGGTGGCCAAGCTGATCGGGCTCCAGGAGCCCGGGCAGGTCCTGAGggagatgttcgggctcagcttcGCGCCGCAGCAGCCCCCCGCCCGGCGGTCCTCCAACGGCTGGAGATACGGGATCCCCTCGTTTGGCTGA